A window of Hemitrygon akajei unplaced genomic scaffold, sHemAka1.3 Scf000055, whole genome shotgun sequence contains these coding sequences:
- the LOC140721443 gene encoding probable G-protein coupled receptor 139, which yields MPVNLTAIVILSRGKCGLSKGITRYLLAMAVADLAVVLIEVAFYQIVEAYGAYWLQPSVPFCLVHYVLCYLSLDCSVWLTVAFTFDRFVAICWSKIQTKYCTPRIAGWVIGAICVAFCLKNVPYYFLHRKNAINSLKCFSKGGLHMDSEFEWFYWLDRLLNPLLPFFLIFVLNILTVRRILVASRVRRGLRGQRNSEKQQDPEMKSRRQSIVLLFTLSASFLLCWATTTLVFIFMRCLYRDLETSIRLWRAQRAGAVIQLFSCCTNTFIYGVTQTKFREQLKNVLLFPVDLLVKMARQ from the coding sequence ATGCCAGTTAACCTGACGGCGATCGTGATACTCAGccgaggaaagtgtggtctctccaaaggtaTCACTCGGTATCTGCTGGCGATGGCCGTGGCCGATCTAGCGGTGGTGCTTATAGAAGTCGCGTTCTACCAGATAGTTGAAGCGTACGGAGCATACTGGCTTCAGCCGTCCGTTCCGTTCTGTTTAGTCCACTACGTCTTGTGTTACCTGTCGTTGGATTGTTCCGTGTGGCTTACTGTagcgttcactttcgatcgctttgtggccatttgttggtCTAAGATTCAGACGAAGTACTGTACGCCAAGAATTGCCGGATGGGTAATTGGCGCAATATGCGTTGCGTTCTGTTTAAAGAACGTCCCTTATTACTTCCTGCACAGGAAAAATGCTATCAATTCTTTGAAGTGCTTTAGCAAAGGGGGTCTTCACATGGATTCGGAGTTTGAGTGGTTTTACTGGTTAGACCGTCTTTTGAATCCGCTGCTTCCGTTCTTCCTCATTTTCGTCCTCAATATTCTGACCGTCAGACggatcctggtggccagccgagTGCGCAGAGGACTCAGGGGACAGAGAAATAGCGAGAAGCAGCAGGATCCGGAGATGAAGAGCCGGAGACAGTCCATCGTTCTGCTCTTCAccttgtcggcgagtttcctcctGTGCTGGGCGACCACCACCCTGGTCTTCATtttcatgcgatgcctctacaggGACCTGGAAACGTCTATCCGACTGTGGCGGGCGCAGCGAGCGGGGGCAGTGATTCAGCTCTTCAGCTGTTGCACAAACACCTTCATTTACGGCGTGACCCAgaccaaattcagggagcagctaaagaaTGTGCTGCTCTTTCCCGTTGATTTGCTTGTTAAGATGGCGAGGCAGTGA